In a single window of the Roseofilum reptotaenium CS-1145 genome:
- a CDS encoding nucleotidyltransferase family protein, whose protein sequence is MTNPSNKPTGIIRDKVLGILAQHQQALKEFGVTSLAIFGSVARDEATPDSDVDILVEFDGLVSFDRYMDVKFYLEDRLGTRVDLVSRVMLKPLIRSTVEQEAIYVA, encoded by the coding sequence ATGACCAACCCATCCAACAAACCCACTGGGATTATCCGTGACAAAGTATTAGGGATTTTGGCACAACACCAGCAAGCCTTAAAAGAGTTTGGCGTAACTTCGCTGGCGATATTTGGCTCTGTTGCTAGGGATGAAGCCACACCGGATAGTGATGTGGATATTTTAGTAGAATTTGATGGATTGGTGAGCTTCGATCGCTATATGGATGTCAAGTTTTATCTGGAAGATCGTTTAGGAACGCGAGTAGATTTGGTGAGTAGAGTAATGCTCAAACCTCTGATTCGTTCTACGGTAGAACAGGAGGCAATTTATGTCGCGTAG
- a CDS encoding DUF4926 domain-containing protein, protein MISELDRVVLTTDLPEYYFKTGDIGTVLLVHQEGLGYEVEFITITGKPLAIVSLFNSQVRAIGDREIAQARVLT, encoded by the coding sequence ATGATTAGTGAATTAGATCGAGTTGTTTTAACCACAGATTTACCAGAGTATTATTTCAAAACTGGCGATATTGGCACGGTGCTGTTAGTCCATCAAGAAGGTTTGGGCTATGAAGTAGAATTTATCACCATCACCGGAAAACCGCTTGCGATCGTTTCTTTGTTTAATTCTCAAGTTCGGGCGATCGGTGACAGAGAAATTGCCCAAGCACGAGTTTTGACCTAA
- a CDS encoding HepT-like ribonuclease domain-containing protein, translated as MSRSVRLYLEDILTSCAKVKRYSQGMTFEEFPTDERTYDAVVRNLEIIGEAVKNIPEEMRSQHPEA; from the coding sequence ATGTCGCGTAGTGTGCGTCTGTACTTGGAAGATATCCTCACGTCTTGTGCTAAAGTCAAGCGATACAGCCAAGGAATGACGTTTGAAGAGTTCCCAACCGATGAACGCACCTATGATGCGGTGGTACGGAATTTGGAGATTATCGGAGAAGCGGTCAAAAATATTCCTGAAGAAATGCGATCGCAACATCCAGAAGCTTAA
- a CDS encoding HNH endonuclease, whose translation MAISKEIRQQVRERAKYLCEYCHSSEEASAARFEIDHIQPRSRGGADTFENLALACQRCNGYRYNFTEGTDPESQISTQLFNPRLHQWNEHFVWQKGGLVIRGKTSMGRATCDRLDLNDQEHNDGAIVKARRFWIRGGWHPPSDDTIES comes from the coding sequence ATGGCAATTTCAAAAGAGATTCGGCAACAGGTTCGAGAACGAGCTAAATACCTGTGTGAATACTGCCATTCCTCTGAAGAAGCCAGTGCAGCACGGTTTGAAATCGATCACATCCAACCGCGATCGCGTGGAGGGGCAGATACATTTGAAAATTTGGCTTTGGCTTGTCAGCGATGTAATGGCTACCGTTACAATTTCACAGAAGGGACTGACCCAGAATCTCAAATTTCTACTCAGTTGTTTAACCCACGGCTGCATCAGTGGAATGAGCATTTTGTTTGGCAGAAAGGCGGTCTAGTAATTCGAGGCAAGACTTCCATGGGGCGTGCAACGTGCGATCGGTTAGATTTGAATGACCAAGAGCATAATGATGGGGCAATTGTTAAAGCCCGTCGTTTTTGGATTCGGGGCGGTTGGCATCCACCATCAGATGACACCATTGAATCCTGA
- a CDS encoding XisI protein yields the protein MADLENYRSIIKRILTEYYGMKIHQVQKNPECEVSDRLALDEIRDEYLWFRFGWQAEKLVQHIIIYLKIKDSKVWVEQDVTNFCIVDDLLAAGIPQNDIVLGFHHPSKRHFTEFATA from the coding sequence ATGGCTGACTTGGAAAATTACCGCTCGATCATAAAACGAATTTTGACCGAATATTATGGTATGAAGATCCATCAAGTTCAGAAAAATCCTGAATGTGAAGTCAGCGATCGCCTAGCTTTAGATGAAATTAGAGATGAATATCTTTGGTTTCGCTTTGGCTGGCAGGCTGAAAAGCTAGTGCAGCATATCATTATCTATTTGAAAATTAAAGATAGCAAAGTTTGGGTGGAACAAGACGTAACGAATTTCTGCATTGTCGATGATTTACTCGCTGCGGGCATTCCTCAAAATGATATTGTTTTAGGGTTCCATCATCCTAGCAAACGGCATTTCACCGAATTTGCCACAGCTTAA
- a CDS encoding DUF433 domain-containing protein, with protein MTNPSDEQTGIIRTERGLTIAGTRITIYDIMDYVTAQYPSKFIRGLFDLTEAQINSALTYIEENCALVEAEYQQVLKEAEELRLYYEEKNRDLIAKIAAMPPKLGTEAAWEKLRAAKAKREVKA; from the coding sequence ATGACCAACCCATCCGATGAACAAACTGGGATTATCCGTACAGAACGAGGACTGACCATCGCCGGAACACGGATCACGATCTACGATATCATGGACTATGTGACTGCTCAATATCCGTCTAAGTTTATCCGGGGATTATTTGACCTAACAGAAGCACAAATAAACAGCGCTTTAACGTACATTGAAGAAAATTGCGCTCTGGTGGAAGCGGAATATCAGCAAGTTCTTAAGGAAGCGGAAGAACTGCGTCTATATTATGAAGAAAAAAATCGGGATCTGATTGCGAAAATTGCTGCCATGCCCCCGAAACTCGGAACTGAAGCAGCATGGGAAAAACTGCGAGCAGCCAAAGCCAAACGTGAAGTTAAAGCATGA